In Tachysurus fulvidraco isolate hzauxx_2018 chromosome 11, HZAU_PFXX_2.0, whole genome shotgun sequence, one DNA window encodes the following:
- the alcamb gene encoding activated leukocyte cell adhesion molecule b isoform X2, with product MHATVFSAWVLFISLLDQVSANVAVVGKYGETVELPCNKGDIKVEDILIAKWKYDNAGGTDVHLLTKSNTQNASFAPVAEYQGRLVLTKDLNLKISQAKMADQRTFTCMVVTGVDIYEHPVDVTIEKAPSPPTITNQAKVLALGNLTTLAECTTKDASPAAHIVWLKDNVILVETDKVIAITEDAPKDKVTGLWTTSSKLQYSATKADMNSKFTCAVKHKSLASDLVSAPMTFVIHYPSEKVTLQVVAALPIKEGASVTLKCAADGNPPPTKYNFYIKGKKVTTDNSDNYTFPNVTRADSGEYKCSLVDDEAKAGSASFTVVYLDITNVTKGKIVKLLSESFEATLDVDPYKGTQVSWTKDNVKLSGKPKFDKLKFSDSGVYECVVSLEGIVKKASFELEIRGAPVITKLTKSQSNGAKLLSCKAEGSPKPTVQWSINGTNVSESSYVNGAITYNLTLIPTGNFTINCTVSNELGTVTKSIEISTLPEDSTVDKREQTEDSKEKTHVVLGVVIGLIVAAVILGLAYWVYMKRTREGTWKTGEKENGTVEESKKLEETLKADV from the exons tgagTGCAAACGTAGCCGTGGTGGGCAAATATGGTGAAACTGTTGAGCTGCCTTGCAACAAAGGAGACATCAAAGTAGAGGACATCCTGATAGCTAAATGGAAATAT GACAATGCGGGCGGCACCGACGTTCATCTTCTGACAAAATCAAATACACAGAATGCCTCGTTTGCCCCAGTTGCAGAGTACCAGGGCAGACTTGTCCTCACAAAGGACCTCAACCTAAAAATTTCCCAGGCCAAAATGGCTGATCAGAGGACATTTACCTGTATGGTGGTGACAGGAGTGGATATATATGAGCATCCAGTTGATGTGACAATCGAGA AGGCTCCGTCTCCACCCACAATCACAAATCAAGCCAAAGTGTTAGCGCTTGGCAATCTAACAACG ctGGCAGAATGTACTACTAAAGATGCTAGTCCAGCAGCTCACATTGTCTGGCTGAAGGACAATGTTATACTGGTAGAAACTGACAAAG TGATCGCCATCACAGAGGATGCACCGAAAGACAAAGTCACTGGCCTCTGGACTACATCCTCCAAGCTGCAATATTCAGCTACGAAGGCAGATATGAATTCCAAGTTCACTTGTGCCGTCAAGCATAAGAGCCTCGCTTCGGACCTCGTGTCTGCTCCTATGACCTTCGTCATTCACT ACCCTAGTGAAAAGGTCACCCTCCAGGTTGTGGCTGCACTCCCGATAAAGGAGGGAGCCAGCGTGACCCTGAAATGTGCAGCTGATGGGAACCCCCCACCGACCAAGTACAACTTTTATATCAAG GGAAAGAAGGTGACCACTGACAACTCGGACAATTACACCTTCCCCAACGTCACCCGGGCCGACAGCGGAGAATATAAGTGCTCCCTGGTGGACGACGAAGCAAAGGCAGGCTCTGCCAGTTTTACCGTAGTGT ACTTGGACATCACCAACGTCACCAAAGGAAAGATTGTTAAACTTTTGTCTGAGAGCTTTGAGGCAACATTAGATGTAGACCCCTATAAAGGTACACAAGTGTCATGGACAAAG GACAACGTAAAACTGAGCGGTAAGCCCAAGTTTGACAAGCTGAAGTTCTCAGACTCTGGAGTGTACGAGTGTGTGGTTTCCTTGGAAGGAATTGTCAAAAAAGCATCATTTGAGTTGGAGATCCGAG GTGCTCCAGTTATCACTAAGCTGACTAAGTCACAAAGTAATGGAGCCAAGCTTCTGAGCTGCAAAGCTGAAGGTTCACCTAAACCCACCGTGCAGTGGAGCATCAACGGCACTAAC GTCTCAGAGAGTTCCTATGTGAACGGAGCAATCACATACAATCTCACATTGATTCCAACAGGCAATTTCACAATCAACTGCACAGTTTCTAATGAGCTAGGCACCGTCACGAAGAGCATAGAAATTTCCACCT TGCCGGAAGATTCAACAGTGGACAAAAGGG AGCAGACAGAAGACTCTAAAGAAAAGACACATGTAGTATTAGGGGTCGTCATAGGCCTGATCGTGGCTGCTGTCATTCTGGGTCTGGCCTACTGGGTCTACATGAAGAGAACCAG GGAAGGCACCTGgaaaacaggagaaaaagagaatggCACAGTGGAGGAAAGCAAGAAACTGGAGGAAACTCTAAAAGCTGATGTTTAA
- the alcamb gene encoding activated leukocyte cell adhesion molecule b isoform X1, with product MHATVFSAWVLFISLLDQVSANVAVVGKYGETVELPCNKGDIKVEDILIAKWKYDNAGGTDVHLLTKSNTQNASFAPVAEYQGRLVLTKDLNLKISQAKMADQRTFTCMVVTGVDIYEHPVDVTIEKAPSPPTITNQAKVLALGNLTTLAECTTKDASPAAHIVWLKDNVILVETDKVIAITEDAPKDKVTGLWTTSSKLQYSATKADMNSKFTCAVKHKSLASDLVSAPMTFVIHYPSEKVTLQVVAALPIKEGASVTLKCAADGNPPPTKYNFYIKGKKVTTDNSDNYTFPNVTRADSGEYKCSLVDDEAKAGSASFTVVYLDITNVTKGKIVKLLSESFEATLDVDPYKGTQVSWTKDNVKLSGKPKFDKLKFSDSGVYECVVSLEGIVKKASFELEIRGAPVITKLTKSQSNGAKLLSCKAEGSPKPTVQWSINGTNVSESSYVNGAITYNLTLIPTGNFTINCTVSNELGTVTKSIEISTLPEDSTVDKRAEQTEDSKEKTHVVLGVVIGLIVAAVILGLAYWVYMKRTREGTWKTGEKENGTVEESKKLEETLKADV from the exons tgagTGCAAACGTAGCCGTGGTGGGCAAATATGGTGAAACTGTTGAGCTGCCTTGCAACAAAGGAGACATCAAAGTAGAGGACATCCTGATAGCTAAATGGAAATAT GACAATGCGGGCGGCACCGACGTTCATCTTCTGACAAAATCAAATACACAGAATGCCTCGTTTGCCCCAGTTGCAGAGTACCAGGGCAGACTTGTCCTCACAAAGGACCTCAACCTAAAAATTTCCCAGGCCAAAATGGCTGATCAGAGGACATTTACCTGTATGGTGGTGACAGGAGTGGATATATATGAGCATCCAGTTGATGTGACAATCGAGA AGGCTCCGTCTCCACCCACAATCACAAATCAAGCCAAAGTGTTAGCGCTTGGCAATCTAACAACG ctGGCAGAATGTACTACTAAAGATGCTAGTCCAGCAGCTCACATTGTCTGGCTGAAGGACAATGTTATACTGGTAGAAACTGACAAAG TGATCGCCATCACAGAGGATGCACCGAAAGACAAAGTCACTGGCCTCTGGACTACATCCTCCAAGCTGCAATATTCAGCTACGAAGGCAGATATGAATTCCAAGTTCACTTGTGCCGTCAAGCATAAGAGCCTCGCTTCGGACCTCGTGTCTGCTCCTATGACCTTCGTCATTCACT ACCCTAGTGAAAAGGTCACCCTCCAGGTTGTGGCTGCACTCCCGATAAAGGAGGGAGCCAGCGTGACCCTGAAATGTGCAGCTGATGGGAACCCCCCACCGACCAAGTACAACTTTTATATCAAG GGAAAGAAGGTGACCACTGACAACTCGGACAATTACACCTTCCCCAACGTCACCCGGGCCGACAGCGGAGAATATAAGTGCTCCCTGGTGGACGACGAAGCAAAGGCAGGCTCTGCCAGTTTTACCGTAGTGT ACTTGGACATCACCAACGTCACCAAAGGAAAGATTGTTAAACTTTTGTCTGAGAGCTTTGAGGCAACATTAGATGTAGACCCCTATAAAGGTACACAAGTGTCATGGACAAAG GACAACGTAAAACTGAGCGGTAAGCCCAAGTTTGACAAGCTGAAGTTCTCAGACTCTGGAGTGTACGAGTGTGTGGTTTCCTTGGAAGGAATTGTCAAAAAAGCATCATTTGAGTTGGAGATCCGAG GTGCTCCAGTTATCACTAAGCTGACTAAGTCACAAAGTAATGGAGCCAAGCTTCTGAGCTGCAAAGCTGAAGGTTCACCTAAACCCACCGTGCAGTGGAGCATCAACGGCACTAAC GTCTCAGAGAGTTCCTATGTGAACGGAGCAATCACATACAATCTCACATTGATTCCAACAGGCAATTTCACAATCAACTGCACAGTTTCTAATGAGCTAGGCACCGTCACGAAGAGCATAGAAATTTCCACCT TGCCGGAAGATTCAACAGTGGACAAAAGGG CAGAGCAGACAGAAGACTCTAAAGAAAAGACACATGTAGTATTAGGGGTCGTCATAGGCCTGATCGTGGCTGCTGTCATTCTGGGTCTGGCCTACTGGGTCTACATGAAGAGAACCAG GGAAGGCACCTGgaaaacaggagaaaaagagaatggCACAGTGGAGGAAAGCAAGAAACTGGAGGAAACTCTAAAAGCTGATGTTTAA